The Methylomonas montana genome has a window encoding:
- a CDS encoding DUF1640 domain-containing protein, giving the protein MKKLKAVGFTEEQAEVFANEQARLIEDKLATKNDLMELENNLRRDIRELEYRVIIKLGTLMAASITVVATL; this is encoded by the coding sequence GTGAAGAAACTTAAGGCAGTAGGCTTTACCGAAGAACAGGCCGAGGTATTCGCCAACGAGCAAGCTCGTCTCATCGAAGATAAATTGGCGACTAAAAACGACCTGATGGAACTGGAAAACAACTTGCGCCGAGATATACGCGAATTGGAATACCGGGTAATCATCAAATTGGGTACATTGATGGCCGCTTCGATTACGGTAGTCGCTACGTTGTGA
- a CDS encoding dihydroxy-acid dehydratase domain-containing protein, with protein sequence MAIVQNGDEITIDAETKQLTLHVTEHEIARRFEKKAATGTAL encoded by the coding sequence CTGGCGATCGTCCAAAATGGTGACGAAATCACCATCGATGCCGAAACCAAGCAGTTGACCCTGCACGTCACTGAACACGAAATCGCCCGCCGCTTCGAAAAAAAGGCAGCAACCGGCACCGCGTTATAG
- a CDS encoding TIGR04211 family SH3 domain-containing protein: protein MKKSFAYIFACLLISPFASARTAYVTDKVEVPLRSGESERTKIVKMLENGIPVSVLQESTENGYTYIQTGNGAEGFILSRYLTGEPSARNQLEAANKKLEVLQEENKQLKAGQANSQEIGKERDKLSADLSELQQTAANAIQLKQQRDQLQERIIAVERELQQLKRENQALTDSSNQDWFLYGGGLALFGVLLGFILPKLSWRRRSSGWDSF from the coding sequence GTGAAAAAATCTTTTGCCTACATTTTTGCCTGCCTGCTGATTAGCCCGTTTGCCTCGGCAAGAACTGCTTATGTCACCGATAAGGTCGAGGTACCATTACGCAGCGGCGAAAGCGAACGCACCAAGATCGTCAAAATGCTGGAAAACGGCATTCCTGTCAGTGTTTTGCAAGAAAGCACCGAAAACGGCTATACCTATATTCAAACCGGCAACGGCGCGGAAGGTTTCATTCTCAGCCGTTACCTGACCGGCGAACCCAGCGCTCGCAATCAACTGGAAGCGGCTAACAAAAAACTGGAAGTGCTCCAGGAAGAAAACAAGCAATTAAAAGCCGGGCAAGCCAACAGCCAGGAAATTGGCAAGGAACGCGACAAACTCAGCGCCGACCTTAGCGAACTGCAACAAACCGCCGCCAATGCCATCCAGCTTAAACAACAACGCGATCAACTCCAGGAGCGCATCATCGCCGTCGAGCGCGAACTGCAGCAACTGAAACGCGAAAATCAAGCACTGACCGACAGCAGCAACCAAGACTGGTTTTTATACGGCGGCGGCTTGGCATTATTCGGCGTATTGCTGGGCTTTATTCTGCCTAAACTCAGCTGGCGCCGCCGTTCCAGTGGCTGGGACAGTTTTTAA
- the argF gene encoding ornithine carbamoyltransferase produces MQPRHFISLLDLSSAELHTLIQRAIQLKTHRDPNYQPFKGKVLAMVFEKSSTRTRISFEAGMAQFGGSALFLSPRDTQLGRGEPLEDSAKVISSMVDCIMLRTDKHETVTTFAKYSRVPVINGLTDLLHPCQLLADMQTYFETRGDIAGKTVAWIGDGNNMCHSYINAARQFDFKLNIACPVDYRPQQSIADAAGHRVAFFNTPEQAAQQADLVVTDVWASMGQEEEQKKREFVFKDFQVDAKTMAAAKPDALFMHCLPAHRGEEVTAEVIDGPQSVIFQEAENRLHAQKALLEFLICR; encoded by the coding sequence ATGCAACCCAGACATTTCATCAGCCTGCTGGATCTGTCCAGCGCCGAATTACACACCTTGATCCAACGGGCGATCCAGCTCAAAACTCATCGCGACCCGAATTACCAACCGTTCAAAGGCAAAGTGCTGGCGATGGTTTTCGAAAAATCCTCGACCCGTACCCGCATCTCTTTCGAAGCCGGCATGGCGCAATTCGGCGGTAGCGCGCTGTTCTTGTCGCCGCGCGACACTCAGCTCGGCCGCGGCGAACCCTTGGAAGACAGCGCCAAGGTCATCTCCAGCATGGTGGATTGCATTATGCTGCGCACAGACAAGCATGAGACCGTCACCACCTTTGCCAAGTACTCGCGAGTGCCGGTGATCAATGGCCTGACCGATCTGCTGCATCCCTGCCAATTGCTGGCCGACATGCAAACTTATTTCGAAACGCGCGGCGACATCGCCGGCAAAACCGTAGCCTGGATCGGCGACGGCAACAATATGTGCCATTCCTACATCAATGCTGCCCGCCAGTTCGATTTTAAATTGAACATCGCCTGCCCTGTCGATTACCGGCCACAACAAAGCATCGCCGATGCCGCGGGGCACAGGGTGGCGTTTTTCAACACGCCGGAACAAGCCGCTCAACAAGCCGATTTAGTGGTGACCGACGTCTGGGCCAGCATGGGCCAAGAAGAGGAACAGAAGAAACGCGAATTCGTGTTCAAAGACTTTCAAGTCGATGCCAAGACCATGGCGGCCGCCAAACCGGATGCGCTGTTCATGCACTGCCTGCCGGCGCATCGCGGCGAAGAAGTCACGGCGGAGGTCATCGACGGCCCGCAAAGCGTGATATTTCAGGAAGCGGAGAATCGGCTACATGCCCAGAAAGCACTACTGGAATTTCTCATCTGCCGATAA